Genomic window (Calditrichota bacterium):
AATCACGCATTCCATTTGCACCCTGGAGTTTGCCGATCACCGTCCGCTGTACGATTGGTTCCTGGATGAACTGGGTGTGTACCATCCGCGGCAGGTGGAATTTGCCCGTTTGAATATTAATTACACGATTTTGAGTAAGCGGAAGTTGCTCAGGCTGGTGGAAGAAGGTCACGTAACCGGCTGGGATGATCCTCGTATGCCCACCATCGCCGGACTCAGGCGGCGCGGGTTTACACCGAAATCCATTCGTGATTTCAGCGACCGCATTGGGGTGGCCAAAAACAATACCGTGGTGGACATTGCTTTGCTCGAACACTGCGTGCGGGAGGATTTAAACGCACACGCCGAACGTCGAATGGTCGTACTTAATCCCCTCAAACTTGTTATTGACAACTATCCGGATGATCAGATCGAAGAATTGGTGGCTGAGAACAACCCGGAAGACCCCCAGGCCGGGACGCGCAACATTCCATTTTCCAAAACCATCTACGTGGAGCGGGAGGATTTTCGGGAAGAGGCCCCGCGGAAATGGTTTCGTCTGGCTCCCGGGAAAGAGGTCCGTCTAAAACATGCCTATTACGTCACCTGTACAGATGTTGTTAAAAATGAGCAGGGTGAGGTGGTTGAACTGCACGGTACGTACGATCCCCAGTCACGCGGCGGCTGGACGCAGGACGGTCGAAAGGTAAGAGGTACCTTACACTGGGTTTCAGCCGAGCACGCCGTGCCGGTGGAAGTCCGCTTGTATGATCACTTGTTTTTAAAAGAAAATCCGGACGACGTGGAGGAAGGACAGGATTTTACGGCGAATCTGAATCCCGACTCGTTGAAAATTACGACCCATGCTTTGGCGGAACCCAATCTTAAAGATGCCAGGCCCGGTGACCATTTTCAGTTTTTGCGCCAGGGTTATTTTTGTGCCGATTTAAAGGATCATTCGCCCGAACACCCTGTTTTTAACCGGACGGTTACGTTACGGGATAGCTGGGCTAAGATTGAAAAGAAATTGCAATCGTGAACGATTCCCTTTTAACCTGAAAAAATGAGGACCACAACGGCTAAAAAGCACAAAGGGTTTAATCTAAATTAAGTTATGAAGTTGATTCTACTG
Coding sequences:
- a CDS encoding glutamine--tRNA ligase/YqeY domain fusion protein — translated: MSEKNDKKQTNFIKAIIDDDLKSGRFDRVHTRFPPEPNGYLHIGHAKSICLNFGLAEDYDGLCNLRFDDTNPLKEDQEYIDSIIEDVRWLGFDWEDRLFFASDYFEQMYEYAVQLIKKGKAYVDDLSADQIREFRGTLTQPGVESPYRNRSVEENLDLFQRMRNGEFGDGEKVLRAKIDMKSGNLNMRDPVMYRIIHAEHPRTGDKWCIYPMYDWAHGLEDSIERITHSICTLEFADHRPLYDWFLDELGVYHPRQVEFARLNINYTILSKRKLLRLVEEGHVTGWDDPRMPTIAGLRRRGFTPKSIRDFSDRIGVAKNNTVVDIALLEHCVREDLNAHAERRMVVLNPLKLVIDNYPDDQIEELVAENNPEDPQAGTRNIPFSKTIYVEREDFREEAPRKWFRLAPGKEVRLKHAYYVTCTDVVKNEQGEVVELHGTYDPQSRGGWTQDGRKVRGTLHWVSAEHAVPVEVRLYDHLFLKENPDDVEEGQDFTANLNPDSLKITTHALAEPNLKDARPGDHFQFLRQGYFCADLKDHSPEHPVFNRTVTLRDSWAKIEKKLQS